One window of Candidatus Saccharimonadales bacterium genomic DNA carries:
- a CDS encoding Y-family DNA polymerase: protein MPSNSTARKQPVFALVDCDNFFVSCEQVFRPDLWNRPVAVLSNNDGCIVARSNEVKAMGIPMAAPYFKFKNELDRADVTLFSANFQLYGDFSQRTVRILEAYTPQLEVYSVDESFLEISNLLIDDYTAWALELHRHIKHWLGVPVSIGVAPTKTLAKAAAEWAKHHPELGGAYSIAPDAVFGEAETDGRRIQLLKGTQLKDIWGVGWRLGPMLRDRGLSTAYDLSLSSEKWARQAMSIRGLRTVKELQGEAHYQIEDDSAPQKQMAVTRTFPHKIRAYSELEARIATFSAIAAHKLRRQRQISGAVLVFLAGDKHNESEAYRRVTTVVPLLQATSDTGTLIKYALQGLDALYDPDFSYKRAGVMLLDLSSERAKQLSWLIDESPLEDKRRTRLMQTVDAINEKYHSELVWHAAQQRMQAGPWRKALRKSPAYTTRWADLPRVSPA from the coding sequence ATGCCATCCAACAGTACCGCTAGGAAGCAGCCGGTCTTCGCGCTTGTCGACTGTGACAACTTCTTCGTCAGCTGTGAGCAGGTCTTTCGACCTGATTTGTGGAACCGCCCAGTTGCCGTCCTGAGCAACAATGATGGCTGTATCGTGGCCAGAAGTAACGAGGTCAAAGCTATGGGCATCCCGATGGCTGCCCCGTACTTTAAATTTAAGAATGAGCTAGATCGAGCCGATGTCACTCTCTTTTCCGCCAACTTCCAGCTCTATGGCGACTTCTCCCAGCGGACAGTCCGCATACTGGAAGCCTACACCCCACAGCTAGAGGTCTATTCGGTTGACGAGTCATTTCTTGAAATCAGCAATCTTTTGATCGATGACTATACTGCCTGGGCGCTTGAACTCCACCGGCATATTAAACACTGGTTGGGTGTGCCTGTCTCAATTGGTGTAGCTCCGACTAAGACGCTTGCAAAAGCTGCCGCCGAATGGGCCAAGCATCATCCAGAACTAGGCGGCGCATACTCGATTGCACCAGATGCAGTCTTTGGTGAAGCTGAGACAGATGGGCGACGGATCCAGCTTCTGAAGGGCACTCAGCTAAAGGATATCTGGGGAGTGGGTTGGCGTCTGGGGCCTATGCTTCGTGATCGTGGTCTCTCGACGGCTTACGATCTTTCGTTGTCGTCTGAAAAATGGGCTCGACAGGCGATGAGTATCCGAGGCCTGCGGACGGTCAAGGAGCTGCAGGGCGAAGCTCACTATCAAATTGAAGATGATTCTGCGCCACAGAAGCAGATGGCAGTTACTCGTACGTTCCCCCACAAGATCCGGGCTTACAGTGAATTGGAAGCAAGGATCGCCACCTTTTCGGCAATAGCCGCCCACAAGTTACGGCGTCAGAGGCAGATAAGCGGGGCCGTCCTCGTGTTCTTAGCCGGGGACAAACATAACGAAAGTGAGGCCTATAGGCGAGTGACAACAGTCGTCCCGTTACTACAGGCCACTAGCGACACGGGTACTCTGATAAAATACGCTCTTCAAGGGCTCGACGCGCTCTACGACCCCGATTTCTCATACAAACGAGCAGGGGTCATGCTTCTCGATTTATCCTCAGAACGAGCCAAGCAACTTTCCTGGCTGATCGATGAATCTCCCTTAGAAGATAAGCGACGAACACGCCTCATGCAGACAGTCGATGCGATAAATGAGAAATATCATTCTGAGCTGGTTTGGCACGCAGCCCAGCAGCGGATGCAAGCTGGCCCTTGGAGAAAAGCTCTTCGTAAGAGTCCGGCTTATACAACGCGCTGGGCCGATCTACCTAGGGTCAGCCCGGCCTGA
- the umuD gene encoding translesion error-prone DNA polymerase V autoproteolytic subunit has product MRSKPSTPTLPLLISLPIKAGFPNPAEDATGTPLDLNQLVIHHPVATFYLRVDGDSMSGIGLKTGDIVVVDKSLEPRNGDIVVAAVDGEFTLKRLRKDNGKAYLVAENPDFSPIDLSEVGESEIWGVVTHAIQQYR; this is encoded by the coding sequence ATGAGATCCAAACCGAGTACACCGACGCTGCCACTTCTCATCTCACTACCTATCAAAGCAGGTTTCCCCAATCCGGCAGAGGATGCGACAGGTACACCGCTCGATCTGAATCAGCTGGTTATACATCACCCTGTGGCTACGTTCTACCTGCGGGTGGACGGTGACTCGATGAGCGGTATTGGTCTGAAGACAGGGGATATCGTTGTCGTTGACAAGTCACTCGAGCCACGAAACGGGGATATCGTGGTGGCGGCGGTTGACGGCGAATTTACGCTTAAGCGTCTTCGTAAAGATAATGGCAAGGCCTACTTGGTTGCCGAGAATCCAGATTTCTCACCGATTGATCTGAGCGAGGTAGGGGAGTCGGAGATATGGGGAGTTGTGACACATGCCATCCAACAGTACCGCTAG